The following is a genomic window from Pseudomonas sp. FP2335.
TTCTGGGTGTAGGTCTTGGCGTTGTCCGGGTCGAGCTTGCCCAGCTCGCGGGCAATGTTGTTGACCTGGGCAATCGACGCGCTGATCGACAGGAAGGTGTGCGGGTTGACCACCTTGCCCGCACCGCGTGCGGCATTGCCGGTGGCGGCCAGCAGCGGCACGTTGGCGTTGGCTTCGATCACCGGGATGTCCGGGCGCTCGCTGGTGGCGATCATGCGGTCGGCGAAATCATCATGGCCGACGCCATTGAGCACGATCACGTCGAGGCTGCCGATGCGCTTGATGTCATCGGCGCGCGGCTCGTAGGCATGGGGATTGAAACCAGCGGGAATCAACGGCACGACCTCGGCCTTGTCGCCGACGATATTGCTCACATAGCTGTAGTACGGGTGCAGGGTGATGCCGATGCGCAGGCGCTTGGCCGCTTCGGCATTCGCCAGCGGGGCGAGCATCAGGCTGAGCAGGCCAACCAGCAACAGGCGCAACAGGGGGGATGAAATAGACATGGGCAATCGGTCTTCTCGTTCAGTGGCGGTGCTGGCGCGTCACGCCGGCATCGAATTGCGTGACCACCTGTTGCCAGCCGGCTGCGATCAGCGCCTGGTCAGAGAGGTCGGAAGGAGCGGCCAGGTTGGCGCTGCGATTGAGCCAGACATCCGGCTCGGTACCGTGCACGCGCATCAGCAGCGACCCGGCGGTGCTCGGAACCTGGCTCAAGCCCAGGTAGGACGAAGGCTCCAGCACCTGCCAGCGATGGTCGCCACGGCTGACGGAACTGGCGTCCTGGGCGAAGGGCGCGAAGCCTTCTTCGGCCAGTTGCGCCGGTGTCGGCAGGCTGCTTTGCTCCTGCTGCAACAACTGGATTTCATCCAGGGTCACCCGCAGGTCGGCGTAGATCCCTTGCTCGGCGGCGCTCAGGTCGCGGCGCGCATCCAGCTGATGGCTGGGCACGGCGGTGACTTCCTGGGTTTCGCCATGCAGCGCGATGACCGAACCGGCCACGGCCAGGATGATCAGGCACAGCAGCAGGACGTAGAGGGTTTCGTGGCCGGCCCCGGCGGGGCGGACAACCTGTGTGGTACTCATTGTGGCTGGATGTCCGCTTGGTCGATTTCCACCACGTGGCCAGGGCCCGCATCAAACAGCACGTAGAACTCCGCGGAGGGTTTCTTGAAGGTCAGGGTCGAATCCTGGCCGAGCTTACCGGGCACCAGGATGGTTTCGTCGTAGCCAATCACGTCCAGGGTCACGCCGGGCGCGCCGCTGCCATCGGAGAAGCCGCCTTTGCACTGGATCTGTTCGCCGGGGATTTCCTTGCATTCGCACATCGGGTTGTGGGCCAGGGCCAGGTTACTGAAACCGGCGCACAGCAGCAGGACGCTGCAGGCGCGGGTCAGGCGCATCAAAGTCATGGTTTAACTCCTTGCTTGTTCAGCCAGGCAATGGTGGCAGGCGAGGCCTGGCTCAGCGGGATGGAACCCTGGTGCATGCTGCCGTCCCAGCCTTCCATGGTGATCCACACTTCGGCGTCTACCGGCGTGCGTTCCGGCACCGGCAGGGCGGCACCCATGCGGTACGGCGTGCCAAAGAAGATCACCCCGGCAGCCCGCAGGCTGCGAGGCTTGCCGATACGCAGGTAAGTGGCCTTGACCTGCTCGGCACAGGTGTCGCACAGGGCGGCGTTGAAGAACTTCATCGGGCCTGCCGGGTCCGGGCTCGGGCCTTCATTGCGAAACTCGGCGAGGGTCAGGCTCCAGGGCCCGACCTGCACGTCACCGGCTACGCGTTCGCCGATACCGCTGTCACCGCGGAACAACGCGGCGTCGGCAAAGTATTTGGGCATGAAGCCCAGAGGGATCAGCAACAGCAGGACATTGATGTGAAAACGCCACTTCAGCCAAAAGGCCCGCAGGGGCGAAGGCGGTGCGGCAAGGACCTTGCTCATGGGCGGGCCTCCGAAGTTTCAGCCTGCATGGCCGGGATAGCAGCCGGCGCGCGTTGCGTCTTGGCTTCGCGCTTGAGGGCATTGAGGGTGGCCAGGGCGGTGCGTTTGGTCCAGATCAGCAGGCCGCTCAAGACCATCATGCTCATGATCAGGCCGAAGAACGCCCAGATCAGCTTGATCCACAGGCCACCGAAGTCGCCGGTGTGCAGCGGGCGCATGGACTCGGTGACGAACTCCAGCTTTGAACGGTCGGAAAGCAGGTGCGCGGCGGCGACCTCTCCGTCGTAGGGGTTGATCTGTGCGGTCTGGTACATCAGCGGGTACCAGCCGCGGCCACCAATCTGCAGGTGGCTGTAGGCGTTGAGCGGCAGGCTGACGAAACTCGCCTCCAGGCCCGGGATGCGCTGGGTGGCAATCTTGATTGCCTCGTCCACCGGAATCATCGGTGCCGGCACGCCGGGCTGCGACATGGGCACCTTTTCCCGGGCAATCACCGGGATCACAGGCTCCGTGGAGATCGAAATCTGGTTGTCCCCCAGGATCGCGCGGATCAGGAACCAGATGCCGGTGACGGCGATCACCAGGATGAACCAGATCGACCAGATCCCGCTCAGGCGGTGGAAGTCACCCCAGAAGATCCGCGCACCGTGGCGCACCCGCAGGGTCGGGCGCAGGAAGCCTTTCCAGAATTTCTTGTATACCACCAACCCGGTTACCAGCGACGCCAGCAACGGAATGCCGAGCGCCGACACCAGGTACCAGCCCCAGCTGTAGCCATTGGTGAACGGCACCAGCCACCAGCCGTGCAGGGCGCGGGTAAAGGCCTGGAAGTTGAAGGACGGGCTGATGCCCTGGATCTTGCCGGTATACGGGTTGACGTAGACCTCCACCGAGCGCCCATCCGGGTAGCTGAGGTCGACGCTGAGGGCGAAATGCGATTCGTCGGGACGGCTGATCGACTGGACGAACACCTGGGGCTCATCGCGCTTGATGGCGGCGATCACCTGATCATAACTCAGCGGTTCGGCATCGTCCGATGGCTTGCTGGCGCGGATATCCGGGTTTGCCAGCCAGACGATCTCCTGGCTGACCACCGCCAGGGTGCCGGTGACGCAGACGATCAGTACAAAGAACCAGATGGGCAATGCCAGCCAGCTATGTACGAGAAACCAGAGTTTTGAGCGTGACTTCTTCGACATGTGAATGCGGGTCTTGATCGGAGGGGGGCGATGGAGGCCCGGGAAAGGCCGGTCGTAGCTTTTGCTGACGCGACGGGCTGTATCTAAGTTAAGACGGATGAGAATGAGAAATCCCTAACCGATAAATGAAAGTAAATGTTTCAGTGGCCTGTGAGCGAACACGTGATCACCCCGCAGCAGGGCTTTATCCTGCCTTGAGGTGGCAGCTGTGTTTTTGAGGCCGGCGAACATGCAGGGACTCCTGATGCTGAGTGCCTGCATCCTGGAATCACACGGGGCAAGGGTGAACGCGTGGGAGGGGGCAGGCCCCCTTCCACATTGTGATGGTGTTGCTCCTGGAGTCTCAGCCTTGCTGGAACATTTCCATGGCGCGTTGGCGGATCTGCGCTTCGGTCAGGTCTTCTTTGTGGGTGGCCACAAACCACACATGGCCGAACGGATCTTTCAGCGTGCCGCAGCGGTCGCCGTAGAACTGATCCTTGGGTTCAGAGATCACGGTGCCGCCGGCGGTGATGGCTTGTTTGTACTGCTTGTCGACGTCGTTCACATAGAGGTGGATGCCGACGCTGGTATGCCCATCGCGCGGGCTGCCAAAGGCACTTTCATCACAGGGCGAGCCCAGCATGATCGGCGAGCCGCCGATGCGCAGTTCCGCATGGCCGACCTTGCCGTCGGGCATGTCCAGGCGCATGACCGCAATAGCATCGAAGGCTTTTTTGTAGAACTCGATCGCTTCGGCGGCTTTTTCGATGCCCAGGTATGGGGTAATGCTCTGAAAGCCCTCGGGGATAGGTTTGACGCTCATTTCGTTCTCCTTAGGTGGTGGTTTTGGAGGGACGGCCTTTTCACTATAGGTCACACCTTCGTGGCAACCACATTGACTGGCCCTTCACGTGGGCTCCAGCAACTGCGCCCCCGGCCCGCGCTCACCCAGTTGATCACCCTGATTACGCAACGGGCATGCCTCCAACGACAAACACCCACAGCCAATACAGCCGTTGAGCTTGTCGCGCAGCAGCAATAACTTGTTGATCCGTTCGTCGAGGTCTTCACGCCACAACGCGGATAGCCGCTCCCAATCCTTGGCCGTCGGTGCGCGCCCATCCGGCAAGGCATGCAGCGCTTCGCCAATGGTTGCCAGGGGAATCCCCAAACGCTGTGCGATCTTGATAACCACCACCCGTCGCAGCACATCCCGTGGATAACGCCTTTGGTTGCCCGCGTTACGATTGCTTTTGATCAGGCCCTTGGCCTCGTAGAAGTGCAGGGCCGTGACTGCCACGCCGCTGCGGGCGGCCAGTTGGCCAACAGTGAGTTCCTTGTTGAGCATGTATAAACTCCGAAACAGCGCTTGACCTCTAGTTAACTAGAGGTTTTACCCTGCGTGGCATCGAATCGCAAGATTCTGCCTACAGAGAAAGGGGAGTGTTCATGCAGGTATCAGAGAAGAATCGCGGTTTCACTCAACTGATCGAATTTCACATCGAACCCCGGCAGCAAGTCGCCCTGGTGGCGGCGTTATCCATCCAAAGCGAACGCCTGGCCCAGGACCATGGCGGTTTTTTGAGTGCGAGCGTGCAGGTCAGCGATGACGGGCGGCGGGTGCTCAATTGTCTGCAATGGCAGTCCCGCGAGGATGGCGAGGCGGCGTTCCAGCGCTTTGAGCACGGCGAGGATGATTTCTGGACGCTGATTCGCGCCCACCAGGCCACGGCCGTGACCTTTGGTTCGTTCCAGGTGCTGCGCAGTTTCGAGCGCAGTCATGACGATGCGTTGCACTGCCGCCTAAATGGATAAGTGCAACATCCGTTCGCCTTGCACGTTTTCCCCCGGGCGACGTTTGTTCACCGCCAGCTCGCCGATCTTGATCAGGCGTGTACGTGTGACGTTGCGGCTCAGGCCCAGCAGGTTGGCGGTGTGCACCTGGTTGTAGTGGCTGAAACGATAGGCGGCACGCAACAGTGCATCCTCGACCTTTTCGTGCAGGGCACCGGCCTGTTCTTCGAAGAGTTTCTGGAAGGCTCGCTCCAGTAGCGCTTCGGCACTGTTGTCGGTGGCGTGCTGGCTGTCGTCCTGGCGCTCGATGCGCAGGTTCGACAGGCGCAGGTCGTCGCGTTCGATCACGCCGTTGCGGCAGATCAGCAAGGTGTGGTGGATCACGTTTTCCAGCTCGCGGATATTGCCCGGCCAGCTGTAGCTTTTAAGCTTGTGTTCGGCCTCGCGGCTGATCGTGATCGGCCCGTAGCCCAGGCGCTGGCTGTAGGCTTCGATGAAATGCCGGGTCAACGGCAAGATGTCGCCGGGGCGTTCGCGCAGTGGGCTGAGTTCCAGGCTGACCACGTCGAGGCGGTAGTAGAGGTCTTCGCGGAAATGCCCGGCGTTGATGGCCTTTTCCAGTTGCACGTTGGTCGCCGCCAATACACGCACATCAATCGCAATGCTCTTGCGCGAACCCAGGCGTACGACTTCGCGCTCCTGTAGGACGCGCAGCAACTTGACCTGGATCGCCATCGGCAAATCGCCGATCTCGTCGAGAAACAAGGTGCCGCCGTCGGCCTCCTCGAACCAGCCGGCCTTGGCACTGAGGGCGCCGGTGAAGGCGCCTTTTTCATGGCCGAACAGTTCGGCTTCCACCAGGGATTCGGAGAACGCCCCGCAGTTCACCGCCACGAATGGCCGGTTGCGCCGCGCGCTGAGGTTGTGGATATGCCGTGCCACCAGCTCTTTACCGGTGCCGGTCTCGCCGATGATCAACACGCTGGCTTCGCTGGGCGCCACTTGCTGGATGTGGTCGAGCAGCGCCTGGGATTTGGGGTCTTCGAAGACCTGGGCAGTGGCGCGGATCGAGGTCGCAAGGGCGGGCGAGGGCGGTAAGGTTAAAAGCTGCATGGGCACCTCTTCTTAGGAGTAGAACGTCGGAGTCGGCAGGGATTGGTTCAACGCCCAGTCCCCCAGTTCATGGAGTTTGTAGTCCAGTGGATCGTGCAGGGTCTGGGTGCGCAGGTTGCGCCAGTGGCGGTCCAGGCGCAGCGACGCGTGGGTGGAGCGTGCACCTGTGACTTCAAACAGCCGGCTGCACAACTCCAGGCCCTGGCGGGTGGCGGCGACCTTGGCGGTGGCGATGGCAATCGCCAGTTGGCCACGTTCGTGTTCACGGAGGTTGGGGCCTTTGGCCCAGGCCTGGTCGAGCAAATCGGCGGCACGTTCCACTAACAGGCGCACGCCTTCCAAGGCCACCCAGAACTCGCCGTAGTGATGCAGCACGTACGGGTCGTTGCGCACCTCGGCGGCGGAGGATTTATGCCAGGCACGGGTTTCGGTGAGGGTGTAGTTGCGCGCTTCTTCGAAGGCGCCTTCGGCAATTCCGAGAAACATGTGCGTGAAGGTCAACTGCGCGATCAGTGGGCGCAGGCAGGCGAAGGGCGTGCTCAGCGGGCCGGGATCGAGCAGCAGATCCGACTCTTCGACGCGGACCCGCTCGAAGCTGGCGCTGCCGCTGTCGGTCTGGCGCTGGCCGATGTTGTTCCAGTCGTTGTGCAGGGTGATGCCGCTGCGCCCGCTCGGGATGGCGGCGATCAGCAGTTTGCCGCCGGCGTTTTCATCCACCGCCGAGGCGATGAGCATTTCCGAATCGCTGGCGCCGGAGCAAAAGCTTTTCTTGCCGGAGAACTCACGCCAGCCACCGAAGTCCTTGACCACCGTGCGAGTGTCCAGCGGGTTGAGGGCGTTGCCCCAGAACCAGTTTTTGCGTGCGGTCTGTTCGAACCACGGTTGCCATTGGTCCGGGCGCGAAAACAGGCGCACGGTGGCGAGCATCAGGTGGTGGAAGCCGAAGACGTGGGCGATGGAACTGTCGACCTTGGCGAATTCACGCACGACGCCCAGGGTGTCGCTCCAACGTGCGCCGAGGCCGCCGTATTGGGTGGGAATACTCAGGGCCAGCAGGCCGCTGTGGCGCAGCGCGTCGCGTTCGGCCTTGGGCGTGCCGCCGCGCTCGTCGCGTTCGACGGCGCTGAGGGCGAATTCGGCGGCCAGCAGTTTGGCTGTCTGCAAGGGGGAAGGCAGGACGCTGTGGGGTTTGGCTGTCACGCGGGTTTCCTCACTATCGATTTGGTAATGAAGGCCAAATGAGGGAGCGGGCTTTTGTGGGAGCTGGCTTGCCTGCGATAGCATCACCTCGGGCTAACTGACGTACCGAGGTGTCTGCATCGCGGGCAAGCCCGCTCCCACATAAAGCCGCTCTCACTGCCCTCAAGCCTTTTTCGTGGGCAGTACATCGTTGGCAATCATTTCGCCGAATGGACCAGTGAGGTTGGTGATACCGCGCCCGGCGAGGCTGGCGTATGGCTCCGGCAACAGCGGGAACACCAGTTCGGCAAAGCGATATGCCTCTTCCAGATGCGGATAGCCGGAGAAGATGAAGCTCTCGATGCCCAGGTCGGCGTACTCCTTGATGCGTGCCGCGACCTGTTGCGGGTTGCCCACCAGCGCCGTGCCGGCACCGCCGCGCACCAGGCCGACACCGGCCCACAGGTTGGGGGCGATTTCCAGGTTGTCGCGGCGCCCGTCGTGCAGGGCGGCCATGCGACGCTGGCCTTCGGAATCAAAGCGCGAGAAGGATTTTTGCGCAGCGGCGATGGTTTCATCGCTGATGTGCTCGATCAGTTTGTCGGCGGCTTTCCAGGCGTCTTCTTCGGTTTCGCGCACGATCACGTGCAAGCGAATGCCGAACTTGACGGTGCGGCCGTGACGGGCGGCGCGCTCACGCACATCCGCGAGTTTCTCCGCGACGGCAGCGGGCGGCTCGCCCCAGGTCAGGTACACGTCGACCTGCTCGGCGGCGAGGTCGTGGGCCGCGTCGGAGGACCCACCGAAATACAGCGGTGGGTAGGGCTTCTGCACGGGTGGGTAAAGGGCC
Proteins encoded in this region:
- a CDS encoding VOC family protein, encoding MSVKPIPEGFQSITPYLGIEKAAEAIEFYKKAFDAIAVMRLDMPDGKVGHAELRIGGSPIMLGSPCDESAFGSPRDGHTSVGIHLYVNDVDKQYKQAITAGGTVISEPKDQFYGDRCGTLKDPFGHVWFVATHKEDLTEAQIRQRAMEMFQQG
- a CDS encoding acyl-CoA dehydrogenase family protein, with amino-acid sequence MTAKPHSVLPSPLQTAKLLAAEFALSAVERDERGGTPKAERDALRHSGLLALSIPTQYGGLGARWSDTLGVVREFAKVDSSIAHVFGFHHLMLATVRLFSRPDQWQPWFEQTARKNWFWGNALNPLDTRTVVKDFGGWREFSGKKSFCSGASDSEMLIASAVDENAGGKLLIAAIPSGRSGITLHNDWNNIGQRQTDSGSASFERVRVEESDLLLDPGPLSTPFACLRPLIAQLTFTHMFLGIAEGAFEEARNYTLTETRAWHKSSAAEVRNDPYVLHHYGEFWVALEGVRLLVERAADLLDQAWAKGPNLREHERGQLAIAIATAKVAATRQGLELCSRLFEVTGARSTHASLRLDRHWRNLRTQTLHDPLDYKLHELGDWALNQSLPTPTFYS
- the soxR gene encoding redox-sensitive transcriptional activator SoxR, with amino-acid sequence MLNKELTVGQLAARSGVAVTALHFYEAKGLIKSNRNAGNQRRYPRDVLRRVVVIKIAQRLGIPLATIGEALHALPDGRAPTAKDWERLSALWREDLDERINKLLLLRDKLNGCIGCGCLSLEACPLRNQGDQLGERGPGAQLLEPT
- a CDS encoding PepSY domain-containing protein; its protein translation is MSKKSRSKLWFLVHSWLALPIWFFVLIVCVTGTLAVVSQEIVWLANPDIRASKPSDDAEPLSYDQVIAAIKRDEPQVFVQSISRPDESHFALSVDLSYPDGRSVEVYVNPYTGKIQGISPSFNFQAFTRALHGWWLVPFTNGYSWGWYLVSALGIPLLASLVTGLVVYKKFWKGFLRPTLRVRHGARIFWGDFHRLSGIWSIWFILVIAVTGIWFLIRAILGDNQISISTEPVIPVIAREKVPMSQPGVPAPMIPVDEAIKIATQRIPGLEASFVSLPLNAYSHLQIGGRGWYPLMYQTAQINPYDGEVAAAHLLSDRSKLEFVTESMRPLHTGDFGGLWIKLIWAFFGLIMSMMVLSGLLIWTKRTALATLNALKREAKTQRAPAAIPAMQAETSEARP
- the ssuD gene encoding FMNH2-dependent alkanesulfonate monooxygenase, with protein sequence MDVFWFLPTHGDGHYLGTTQGARPVTLNYLKQVAQAADSLGYHGVLIPTGRSCEDSWVIASALVPLTERLRYLVAIRPGIISPTVSARMAATLDRLSNGRLLINVVTGGDPDENRGDGSFLDHSERYEVSDEFLKIWRRVLQGESVDFEGKHLRVQNAKALYPPVQKPYPPLYFGGSSDAAHDLAAEQVDVYLTWGEPPAAVAEKLADVRERAARHGRTVKFGIRLHVIVRETEEDAWKAADKLIEHISDETIAAAQKSFSRFDSEGQRRMAALHDGRRDNLEIAPNLWAGVGLVRGGAGTALVGNPQQVAARIKEYADLGIESFIFSGYPHLEEAYRFAELVFPLLPEPYASLAGRGITNLTGPFGEMIANDVLPTKKA
- a CDS encoding thiamine pyrophosphate-binding protein yields the protein MSKVLAAPPSPLRAFWLKWRFHINVLLLLIPLGFMPKYFADAALFRGDSGIGERVAGDVQVGPWSLTLAEFRNEGPSPDPAGPMKFFNAALCDTCAEQVKATYLRIGKPRSLRAAGVIFFGTPYRMGAALPVPERTPVDAEVWITMEGWDGSMHQGSIPLSQASPATIAWLNKQGVKP
- a CDS encoding metal ABC transporter substrate-binding protein — protein: MSISSPLLRLLLVGLLSLMLAPLANAEAAKRLRIGITLHPYYSYVSNIVGDKAEVVPLIPAGFNPHAYEPRADDIKRIGSLDVIVLNGVGHDDFADRMIATSERPDIPVIEANANVPLLAATGNAARGAGKVVNPHTFLSISASIAQVNNIARELGKLDPDNAKTYTQNARAYGKRLRQMRADALAKLTSAPNPDLRVATVHAAYDYLLREFGLEVTAVVEPAHGIEPSPSQLKKTIDELRALDVKVIFSEMDFPSTYVETIQRESGVKLYPLSHISYGEYTPEKYEKEMTGNLNTVVRAIQESGA
- a CDS encoding sigma-54-dependent Fis family transcriptional regulator, giving the protein MQLLTLPPSPALATSIRATAQVFEDPKSQALLDHIQQVAPSEASVLIIGETGTGKELVARHIHNLSARRNRPFVAVNCGAFSESLVEAELFGHEKGAFTGALSAKAGWFEEADGGTLFLDEIGDLPMAIQVKLLRVLQEREVVRLGSRKSIAIDVRVLAATNVQLEKAINAGHFREDLYYRLDVVSLELSPLRERPGDILPLTRHFIEAYSQRLGYGPITISREAEHKLKSYSWPGNIRELENVIHHTLLICRNGVIERDDLRLSNLRIERQDDSQHATDNSAEALLERAFQKLFEEQAGALHEKVEDALLRAAYRFSHYNQVHTANLLGLSRNVTRTRLIKIGELAVNKRRPGENVQGERMLHLSI
- a CDS encoding DUF6162 family protein, whose amino-acid sequence is MSTTQVVRPAGAGHETLYVLLLCLIILAVAGSVIALHGETQEVTAVPSHQLDARRDLSAAEQGIYADLRVTLDEIQLLQQEQSSLPTPAQLAEEGFAPFAQDASSVSRGDHRWQVLEPSSYLGLSQVPSTAGSLLMRVHGTEPDVWLNRSANLAAPSDLSDQALIAAGWQQVVTQFDAGVTRQHRH
- a CDS encoding antibiotic biosynthesis monooxygenase, producing MQVSEKNRGFTQLIEFHIEPRQQVALVAALSIQSERLAQDHGGFLSASVQVSDDGRRVLNCLQWQSREDGEAAFQRFEHGEDDFWTLIRAHQATAVTFGSFQVLRSFERSHDDALHCRLNG